From a single Raphanus sativus cultivar WK10039 chromosome 3, ASM80110v3, whole genome shotgun sequence genomic region:
- the LOC108846794 gene encoding zinc finger protein ZAT5-like: protein MEAFEEAIAASKEQALILKGKRTKRQRPQSPIPFSISPPIVEEEVSNVPDSKENAVENLKKDGVITSSSSSASWSSNNNPTLKAEEDEEDQDIANCLILLSQGHSFSQHNQQLKIPHQEINNNNTYRFSSRRFLETSSSNGGGKSGYYVYQCKTCDRTFPSFQALGGHRASHKKPRATSFYSNLDLKKSIYENDAASLVTTTNIYNNNRNNNNRSLVAYGKTGNNKVHECGICGAEFTSGQALGGHMRRHRGAVVVAAAPTPIVTVATVAANTELSLSSMSYDQISDGQDHLVLMPETKKAKKTVVSLDLDLNLPAPEDENRVNGLSLALKQKHEQEQEQEQEHQPTKQREEPMSLVLSAPSFVDCYY, encoded by the coding sequence ATGGAAGCATTCGAAGAGGCGATAGCAGCCTCAAAAGAGCAAGCATTGATCCTTAAAGGGAAGCGTACAAAGCGACAACGTCCCCAATCTCCAATTCCTTTCTCTATATCCCCTCCTATAGTTGAAGAAGAAGTATCCAATGTTCCTGATTCCAAGGAAAATGCTGTAGAAAACCTCAAAAAGGATGGTGTGATCACGTCTTCATCCTCATCAGCCTCTTGGTCCTCTAACAACAACCCAACATTGAAGGCCGAAGAAGACGAGGAAGATCAAGACATAGCCAATTGTTTGATACTCCTTTCCCAGGGACACTCTTTTTCTCAACACAACCAACAACTCAAGATACCTCACcaagaaataaacaacaataacACGTATAGGTTTAGCAGCAGGAGGTTTCTAGAGACTTCTTCATCAAACGGTGGTGGCAAATCAGGTTACTACGTTTATCAGTGCAAAACGTGTGACCGGACCTTCCCTTCTTTTCAGGCTTTAGGTGGCCATAGAGCTAGCCATAAGAAACCTAGAGCCACCTCCTTTTACTCCAACCTTGACCTTAAGAAGAGTATCTACGAAAACGACGCCGCTTCACTCGTTACAACCacaaatatttacaataacaACAGGAACAATAACAATAGGTCGCTTGTCGCTTACGGAAAGACAGGTAACAATAAAGTTCATGAATGTGGAATATGTGGAGCGGAGTTTACTTCAGGACAAGCTTTAGGAGGCCACATGAGACGGCATAGAGGCGCGGTGGTTGTCGCTGCGGCACCAACTCCCATTGTGACGGTGGCCACGGTTGCTGCCAACACGGAGTTATCATTGTCTTCCATGTCGTATGATCAAATATCCGACGGTCAAGATCATCTGGTACTGATGCCAGAGACAAAGAAAGCTAAGAAGACGGTCGTGTCATTGGACTTGGATCTGAATCTACCGGCACCGGAAGATGAGAATCGGGTCAACGGGTTGAGCTTGGCTTTGAAGCAAAAACacgaacaagaacaagaacaagaacaggaACATCAACCGacaaaacaaagagaagaaCCAATGTCCCTTGTCTTGTCTGCTCCTAGTTTTGTGGATTGCtattactga
- the LOC108846057 gene encoding salicylate/benzoate carboxyl methyltransferase-like isoform X1 gives MDSRFIHSTHSSRCDHKPENDSNSRDEERSIKYSFVSALCMSGGEGDNSYSTNSLLQRRVLAKAKPVLVKNIKELMMDLKFPKYIKVADLGCSSGQNTFLTMSEIINTINVFYQKWNQNPPEIDCCLNDLPNNDFNTTFKLINSFKEKNSTSKVPYFVSGVPGSFYSRLFPRKSLYLVHSSYGLHWLSKVPEGLEKNKMIVYITASSPLSAYKAYLKQFQRDFTTFLKLRSEEMVSNGRMVLTFIGRNNMDNPLHRDCCHFWTLLSKSLHDLVIEGLVSASKVDSFYMPFYDPSKEEVENIVRNEGSFEIKDLEAHEYDLGHCNQDGSKRSKSGQNEANYIRAVSEPLLVAHFGNAIINILFSKFAHHASQHAGCRNKTTVSLVVSLTRK, from the exons ATGGATTCAAGATTCATCCACAGCACTCATTCCTCAAG ATGTGATCATAAGCCTGAGAACGACTCGAATAGCCGCGATGAAGAGAGAAGTATCAAATACTCTTTTGTGAGTGCTCTATGTATGAGCGGAGGAGAGGGAGACAACAGCTACTCCACCAATTCTCTTCTTCAG AGAAGAGTATTAGCAAAGGCTAAGCCGGTCTTGGTTAAGAACATAAAGGAGCTGATGATGGACTTGAAATTTCCTAAATACATTAAAGTAGCTGATTTGGGCTGCTCTTCAGGACAAAACACGTTCTTGACAATGTCTGAAATCATCAATACAATCAATGTGTTCTATCAAAAGTGGAACCAAAACCCACCAGAAATAGATTGTTGTCTAAACGATCTCCCTAATAACGATTTCAACACGACATTCAAACTCATAAATTCTTTCAAAGAGAAAAACTCCACAAGTAAAGTACCATACTTCGTATCTGGAGTACCAGGTTCCTTCTACTCGAGACTCTTCCCTCGTAAGAGTCTCTATTTAGTGCATTCCTCTTATGGCCTCCATTGGCTTTCTAAG GTTCCTGAAGGACTTGAGAAGAACAAAATGATTGTGTACATCACAGCTTCAAGTCCCCTGAGTGCATACAAGGCTTACTTAAAACAATTCCAAAGAGATTTCACGACATTTCTAAAACTACGTTCTGAAGAAATGGTTTCTAATGGACGCATGGTTCTCACTTTCATCGGTAGAAACAATATGGATAATCCATTGCATAGAGATTGTTGTCACTTTTGGACATTATTATCTAAATCTCTCCATGATCTAGTGATCGAG GGTCTTGTGAGTGCTTCAAAGGTAGATTCGTTCTACATGCCTTTTTATGATCCTAGCAAAGAAGAAGTTGAAAACATCGTACGGAATGAGGGTTCCTTTGAAATCAAAGATTTAGAGGCACATGAATATGATCTTGGCCATTGTAACCAAGACGGGTCAAAGAGAAGTAAATCAGGACAAAATGAAGCCAATTACATAAGAGCGGTGAGTGAACCCTTGCTCGTGGCTCACTTTGGAAATGCCATTATCAACATATTGTTTAGCAAATTCGCACATCATGCGTCTCAACATGCTGGTTGCAGAAACAAGACGACCGTTAGCCTAGTCGTTTCATTGACTCGCAAATAA
- the LOC108846057 gene encoding salicylate/benzoate carboxyl methyltransferase-like isoform X2: MMDLKFPKYIKVADLGCSSGQNTFLTMSEIINTINVFYQKWNQNPPEIDCCLNDLPNNDFNTTFKLINSFKEKNSTSKVPYFVSGVPGSFYSRLFPRKSLYLVHSSYGLHWLSKVPEGLEKNKMIVYITASSPLSAYKAYLKQFQRDFTTFLKLRSEEMVSNGRMVLTFIGRNNMDNPLHRDCCHFWTLLSKSLHDLVIEGLVSASKVDSFYMPFYDPSKEEVENIVRNEGSFEIKDLEAHEYDLGHCNQDGSKRSKSGQNEANYIRAVSEPLLVAHFGNAIINILFSKFAHHASQHAGCRNKTTVSLVVSLTRK; encoded by the exons ATGATGGACTTGAAATTTCCTAAATACATTAAAGTAGCTGATTTGGGCTGCTCTTCAGGACAAAACACGTTCTTGACAATGTCTGAAATCATCAATACAATCAATGTGTTCTATCAAAAGTGGAACCAAAACCCACCAGAAATAGATTGTTGTCTAAACGATCTCCCTAATAACGATTTCAACACGACATTCAAACTCATAAATTCTTTCAAAGAGAAAAACTCCACAAGTAAAGTACCATACTTCGTATCTGGAGTACCAGGTTCCTTCTACTCGAGACTCTTCCCTCGTAAGAGTCTCTATTTAGTGCATTCCTCTTATGGCCTCCATTGGCTTTCTAAG GTTCCTGAAGGACTTGAGAAGAACAAAATGATTGTGTACATCACAGCTTCAAGTCCCCTGAGTGCATACAAGGCTTACTTAAAACAATTCCAAAGAGATTTCACGACATTTCTAAAACTACGTTCTGAAGAAATGGTTTCTAATGGACGCATGGTTCTCACTTTCATCGGTAGAAACAATATGGATAATCCATTGCATAGAGATTGTTGTCACTTTTGGACATTATTATCTAAATCTCTCCATGATCTAGTGATCGAG GGTCTTGTGAGTGCTTCAAAGGTAGATTCGTTCTACATGCCTTTTTATGATCCTAGCAAAGAAGAAGTTGAAAACATCGTACGGAATGAGGGTTCCTTTGAAATCAAAGATTTAGAGGCACATGAATATGATCTTGGCCATTGTAACCAAGACGGGTCAAAGAGAAGTAAATCAGGACAAAATGAAGCCAATTACATAAGAGCGGTGAGTGAACCCTTGCTCGTGGCTCACTTTGGAAATGCCATTATCAACATATTGTTTAGCAAATTCGCACATCATGCGTCTCAACATGCTGGTTGCAGAAACAAGACGACCGTTAGCCTAGTCGTTTCATTGACTCGCAAATAA